A single genomic interval of Streptomyces sp. NBC_00663 harbors:
- the allB gene encoding allantoinase AllB has translation MSDAELVLRSTRVITPEGTRAASVAVAAGKITAVLPYDVEVPSGARLEDVGDHVVLPGLVDTHVHVNDPGRTEWEGFWTATRAAAAGGITTLVDMPLNSLPPTTTVDNLRTKKDVAVDKAHIDVGFWGGALPDNVKDLRPLHESGVFGFKAFLSPSGVDEFPHLGQDQLAQSLAEIASFGGLLIVHAEDPHHLEAAPQQGGPKYADFLASRPRDAEDTAIAQLITQAKRLDARVHVLHLSSSDALPLIAAAKAEGVRITVETCPHYLTLTAEEVPDGASEFKCCPPIRESANQDLLWQALADGTIDCVVTDHSPSTADLKTDDFATAWGGISGLQLSLAAVWTEARRRGHSLEDVVRWMSTRTSQLVGLDQKGAIETGRDADFAILAPDETFTVDPAELQHRNRVTAYAGKTLYGVVKSTWLRGQRIVTDGEFTDPKGRLLTRTP, from the coding sequence GTGTCCGACGCTGAACTGGTGCTGCGCTCGACGCGCGTCATCACTCCGGAAGGAACGCGCGCCGCCTCGGTCGCGGTCGCCGCCGGCAAGATCACGGCCGTACTGCCGTACGACGTCGAAGTACCGTCCGGCGCCCGCCTTGAGGACGTCGGCGACCACGTCGTCCTGCCCGGCCTGGTCGACACCCATGTGCACGTCAACGACCCCGGCCGCACCGAGTGGGAGGGCTTCTGGACCGCCACGCGCGCGGCGGCGGCCGGCGGCATCACGACCCTCGTCGACATGCCCCTCAACTCCCTCCCGCCGACCACCACGGTCGACAACCTCCGTACCAAGAAGGACGTCGCCGTCGACAAGGCCCACATCGACGTCGGCTTCTGGGGCGGCGCCCTGCCCGACAACGTCAAGGACCTGCGTCCCCTGCACGAGTCCGGCGTCTTCGGCTTCAAGGCGTTCCTGTCCCCGTCCGGCGTGGACGAGTTCCCGCACCTCGGACAGGACCAACTCGCCCAGTCCCTGGCCGAGATCGCCTCCTTCGGCGGGCTTCTCATCGTGCACGCCGAGGACCCGCACCACCTGGAGGCGGCCCCGCAGCAGGGCGGCCCCAAGTACGCAGACTTCCTGGCCTCCCGCCCCCGGGACGCAGAAGACACCGCGATCGCCCAACTCATCACCCAGGCGAAGCGGTTGGACGCGCGCGTGCACGTCCTGCACCTCTCGTCGTCCGACGCGCTGCCGCTGATCGCCGCCGCCAAGGCCGAGGGCGTCCGCATCACGGTCGAGACCTGCCCGCACTACCTCACGCTCACCGCCGAGGAAGTCCCGGACGGCGCCAGCGAGTTCAAGTGCTGCCCGCCCATCCGCGAGTCCGCCAACCAGGACCTGCTGTGGCAGGCGCTGGCCGACGGCACCATCGACTGCGTGGTCACCGACCACTCGCCGTCCACGGCCGACCTCAAGACGGACGACTTCGCGACCGCGTGGGGCGGCATCTCCGGCCTCCAGCTGAGCCTCGCGGCGGTCTGGACGGAGGCCCGCAGGCGCGGCCACTCCCTCGAAGACGTCGTCCGCTGGATGTCCACCCGCACCTCGCAGCTGGTCGGCCTCGACCAGAAGGGCGCCATCGAGACCGGCCGCGACGCCGACTTCGCGATCCTCGCCCCCGACGAGACCTTCACCGTCGACCCGGCCGAGCTCCAGCACCGCAACCGTGTGACGGCGTACGCGGGCAAGACCCTGTACGGCGTCGTGAAGTCGACCTGGCTGCGCGGCCAACGCATCGTCACGGACGGCGAGTTCACGGACCCGAAGGGCCGACTCCTCACGCGCACCCCCTGA
- a CDS encoding IclR family transcriptional regulator, whose protein sequence is MPTSSASTTDSAKSAGGGVQSLERAFDLLERMADAGGEVGLSELSATSGLPLPTIHRLMRTLVACGYVRQQTNRRYALGPRLIRLGESASRLLGTWARPYLARLVEETGETANMALLDGDEIVYVAQVPSKHSMRMFTEVGRRVLPHSTGVGKALLANTPDHEVRALLARTGMPAATEKTITTPDGFLAALADVRQLGYAVDDNEQEIGVRCLAVSVPNSPTAAAISISGPAGRVTESATDKIVPVLQQVATELSEALASQTPA, encoded by the coding sequence GTGCCGACGTCCAGCGCCAGCACCACCGACTCCGCCAAGTCCGCCGGTGGCGGGGTCCAGTCCCTTGAGCGCGCCTTCGATCTGCTGGAGCGGATGGCGGACGCGGGCGGTGAGGTCGGCCTCAGCGAGCTGTCCGCGACCAGCGGCCTGCCGCTGCCCACCATCCACCGCCTGATGCGCACCCTCGTGGCCTGCGGATACGTCCGCCAGCAGACCAACCGCCGGTATGCGCTGGGCCCGCGTCTGATCCGCCTCGGCGAGTCCGCGTCCCGGCTGCTCGGCACCTGGGCCCGCCCCTACCTCGCCCGCCTGGTCGAGGAGACCGGCGAGACGGCGAACATGGCCCTGCTCGACGGCGACGAGATCGTCTATGTCGCCCAGGTGCCGTCCAAGCACTCGATGCGCATGTTCACCGAGGTCGGCCGCCGCGTCCTGCCGCACTCGACGGGCGTGGGCAAGGCGCTGCTCGCGAACACCCCGGACCACGAGGTGCGCGCGCTGCTCGCCCGTACCGGCATGCCGGCCGCGACGGAGAAGACGATCACCACGCCGGACGGCTTCCTCGCGGCCCTGGCCGATGTACGGCAGCTCGGTTACGCGGTCGACGACAACGAGCAGGAGATCGGCGTCCGCTGCCTCGCGGTGTCGGTGCCCAACTCGCCGACCGCCGCGGCCATTTCGATCTCCGGCCCGGCGGGCCGCGTCACCGAGTCGGCGACGGACAAGATCGTGCCGGTGCTCCAGCAGGTGGCGACGGAACTCTCGGAGGCGCTGGCCAGCCAGACCCCGGCGTGA
- a CDS encoding DUF5955 family protein: MLRSLGQRPVTGSDEDPRVAELRTAVSRLRRELAAHPAEFPDRVIAEDELAALAAMTVDGAPEIPRLRRSLLLIAGAIGSVSALSRGLSDVRHAVDLFGEPGRG; the protein is encoded by the coding sequence GTGTTGCGGAGCTTGGGACAGAGGCCAGTGACCGGCAGCGACGAGGATCCGAGGGTGGCGGAACTGCGGACCGCGGTGTCCCGGCTGCGCCGCGAACTCGCCGCGCACCCGGCCGAGTTCCCCGACCGCGTCATCGCCGAGGACGAGCTCGCCGCGCTGGCCGCGATGACGGTCGACGGGGCGCCGGAGATTCCACGGCTGCGCCGCTCACTGCTGCTGATCGCGGGGGCGATCGGGTCGGTCAGCGCACTGTCGCGGGGGCTGTCGGACGTACGGCACGCGGTGGACCTGTTCGGGGAGCCGGGCCGGGGCTGA
- a CDS encoding nucleotidyltransferase family protein has product MTDKEDQVAGVLLAAGGGRRLGGRPKALLDHRGRPLVEHAVSVLRTAGCTRVHVVLGAAADVVRQKAELDGCVLVENPEWADGMGSSLRAGLESLSGTDARAALVSLVDQPGIGAAAFARVRGAYRSPDSLVAAAYDGVRGHPVLFGSAHWAGIAATATGDRGARAYLKEHAAQLELIECGDIARPYDIDTVEDLHHLE; this is encoded by the coding sequence ATGACGGACAAGGAAGACCAGGTCGCCGGAGTTCTCCTCGCCGCGGGCGGCGGGCGGCGACTCGGCGGGCGGCCCAAGGCCCTTCTGGATCATCGTGGCAGGCCACTGGTGGAGCACGCGGTGAGCGTCCTGCGCACGGCCGGCTGCACGCGCGTCCACGTGGTCCTCGGGGCCGCCGCCGACGTCGTACGACAGAAGGCCGAACTCGACGGGTGTGTGCTCGTCGAGAACCCGGAGTGGGCCGACGGCATGGGCTCCTCGCTTCGAGCCGGTCTTGAGTCGCTCTCCGGTACGGACGCGCGGGCGGCGCTGGTGTCGCTCGTGGACCAGCCCGGTATCGGGGCGGCGGCGTTCGCGCGCGTGCGCGGTGCCTACAGGTCCCCCGACTCCCTGGTCGCCGCCGCCTACGACGGCGTACGCGGGCATCCCGTGCTGTTCGGGTCGGCGCACTGGGCGGGGATCGCCGCGACTGCCACCGGGGACCGAGGGGCACGCGCGTATCTGAAGGAGCACGCGGCACAGCTGGAGCTCATCGAGTGCGGTGACATCGCCCGGCCCTATGACATCGACACCGTCGAGGATCTGCACCACCTTGAGTGA